In Synechococcales cyanobacterium T60_A2020_003, the genomic stretch TCGATGGTTGCGCTGGAGTGCCTTTAGCTTCAGCGTCTTTCCACGCCGAATAATATTGCCGCCGTGGACATGGCACCCCACACACTGCGCCTCAAAAATAAGCTGACCATTGCCCAAGGCGAGGCCGCCAAACTCTCCTTCTGCCCGCACTGGCGCGTGCAAGAAAACAAGACTGAGAAATCCGATCAGTCCAATCATGAGAAGTGTGCGAATCATTCGCTTAATCCTTTGCTTTCGGCTCGTAAGTAGATTTAACGTACAGTTCCTTCAACTGCTGGTCATCCACCGTTGAGGGGGCATTCGTGAGCAGACAGCGAGCCTGTTGGGTCTTCGGAAAGGCAATGGTGTCCCGAATCGACTCTTCCCCAGCCAGCAGCATCACTAGGCGATCGATGCCGTAGGCGATCCCCCCGTGGGGTGGGGTGCCGTATTCAAACGCCTCGAGCAAGAAGCCAAATTTGTTGTATGCCTCTTCTTGGGAAAGGCCGATGGTTTCAAACACCTGCGCTTGCAAATCGGGTTGATAGATTCGGAGACTGCCTCCCCCAATTTCAAAGCCGTTGAATACGAGGTCGTAGGCTTGGGCACGAGCTGTCTTGAGGTCGTGGGCATCGTCGGGATAGGGAGCGGTAAACGGATGGTGGAGGGCTTCCAGTCGCTTCTCGTCGGCATTCCACTCAAACATGGGGAACTCCACCACCCAGAGCAGGTTGAGGGCGGTTTCGTCAATCAGCTTCAGTTCCCGTGCCACAAATTGACGGAGGCGATCGAGGGTCTTGTTGACGGTGGCGATATCCGCCGCGGCAAATAGCAAGAGATGCCCTGGCTTTGCTCCTGTCCGGGCTAGAAGTTCTGCTTTCTGGTTTTCCGTGAGGTTGTCTTTGATCGCGCCGATGGTATCAATCTCGCCGCCGTCGCGTACTCGGATGTAGGCCAGTCCCTTGGCTCCCGCTTCGGTCGCTTCTTTAAAAATGTCGCCACCGGGTTTGATGCGAACGTTGGAGATGGCGTCGTTACCGTTGGGAATGGGCAGGACTTTGACCATACCCCCAGCGGCGATCGCCCCGGAAAAGACCTTAAAGCCCGAATCTTTCATCAGGTCAGAGACATCGACTAATTCCAAGCCATAACGAGTATCAGGCTTATCGCTGCCGTAGCGATCCATGGCCTCGGCGTAGGTCAGGCGCGGAAAGGGACGAGGCAGGTCAATGCCTTTAACCGCTTTGAAAATGCTGGCAACCAGAGCTTCATTCAGTTCCAGAATTTCGTCCTGGGTCATGAAGCTCATTTCCATGTCAAGCTGGGTAAATTCCGGCTGGCGATCGGCGCGGAGATCCTCATCGCGGAAGCAGTGGGCGACTTGGTAGTAGCGATCGCACCCCGCCACCATCAGCAACTGTTTGAAAAGC encodes the following:
- a CDS encoding c-type cytochrome gives rise to the protein MIRTLLMIGLIGFLSLVFLHAPVRAEGEFGGLALGNGQLIFEAQCVGCHVHGGNIIRRGKTLKLKALQRNHRDSVEAIANLVRNGKMPMSAYKDSLTEQEILDVSAYVLNQAQQGWN
- the aspS gene encoding aspartate--tRNA ligase; the protein is MRTHYCGQLRPEHIGKTVTLCGWVDRRRDHGGVIFLDLRDRTGISQIVSDPERTPDSYTLAGDLRNEYVVKITGRVTQRPAESLNPKLPTGAVEIYADTIEILNAVRKQLPFQVSSAETESVREDLRLKYRYLDLRRERMSRNLRLRHDVIKAVRRFLEDEQGFMEVETPVLTRSTPEGARDYLVPSRVNPGEWFALPQSPQLFKQLLMVAGCDRYYQVAHCFRDEDLRADRQPEFTQLDMEMSFMTQDEILELNEALVASIFKAVKGIDLPRPFPRLTYAEAMDRYGSDKPDTRYGLELVDVSDLMKDSGFKVFSGAIAAGGMVKVLPIPNGNDAISNVRIKPGGDIFKEATEAGAKGLAYIRVRDGGEIDTIGAIKDNLTENQKAELLARTGAKPGHLLLFAAADIATVNKTLDRLRQFVARELKLIDETALNLLWVVEFPMFEWNADEKRLEALHHPFTAPYPDDAHDLKTARAQAYDLVFNGFEIGGGSLRIYQPDLQAQVFETIGLSQEEAYNKFGFLLEAFEYGTPPHGGIAYGIDRLVMLLAGEESIRDTIAFPKTQQARCLLTNAPSTVDDQQLKELYVKSTYEPKAKD